A window of the Sabethes cyaneus chromosome 1, idSabCyanKW18_F2, whole genome shotgun sequence genome harbors these coding sequences:
- the LOC128732862 gene encoding telomere length regulation protein TEL2 homolog, which translates to MDKFISMWKVRELADKVTNVVMNYTEIEGKVREATNDEPWGPTGPLMQELAHATFTYEHFPEVMSMLWKRMLQDNKSNWRRTYKSLLLLNYLVRNGSERVVTSSREHIYDLRSLENYTFVDENGKDQGINVRHKVRELIDFIQDDDKLREERKKAKKNKDKYIGMSSEAMGGGMRYGGGGGGADYGGYRDSWDSRRTEDRGYNEGRDRYEYDYQYDGEREDSDTESNGPSSNRYYDKERSKSPATRQSSALSTQSAAGSTTTTSTGSAMHQSEKKINLNIKTPSAAAATVVKANAAAATKSAKKIDMGAASNYGKQTDLGINSPTHRNTHAEEIIATTDSSGKARSGEILDDLFKTCPGSPEGPASGARSTELDDFNPRADDVAADFGDFESAFGSAKKPTTTTTTAKTGDDFADFASFGTAVPLAAAAPTSELLFSGMPAAGGMNMFAPVQQQQQQQQQPASITNDLLSDLSGLNLGSTNVPIESGNQLLKSCYRSLMELLQTVPQIRSEEQLLSIRASLDELTECLPGPRTPEQLLGIDYCDDKEQWLKFASQEYPDLLTELVTRFDQQFPGQDDALDRRIWRIFSLDHNHAFIVEALQMLTSSEYLSKNRAVFVQILTGLLQDDEYLAICFIELSLKGSNENGARKYDRQIRYDQLVSILTGIPNKLANVLQRETPEMFLPAKFSQLLFQQILKAINALTQICQLHEHQKWDTSFLSKLLSKVITDYNLEKSSPHMQVTLQILSAWARNNSYQQRPLIASVFSQLSRSAIEIVTIIALRMGVALIHVLPASRNGLLDGGDWHYVLCQKIPLFSCYSEDELVDNLMHLLARLSDHNQSVSMLVDLSQELVTVWSSKSAIQKTSFEQHLYLSKLLLLAIAYRHQFKVRPLTGNETQELRRLLFGGLKCHLESPAKNMRCVGMIVSEVILGMFDEKTVKEEDRLRFDFEGMDKQTLDMVNDLRNFNKRCKFLEDEHSQGIIAEQELTDELVERMFENNSVSKHPRLNILSVEQPVTVVQSEILSVELPRCKSPLKERKHGDSDDSELDSDDDLEPFDMTNDSKIEQDKFRPKYLLDLREALISSSDQQSPELFEYAVQTAPELIDQQLANNDPKLALDLLQIFLTLESRCYVENFEELKFSSLVAICTTFPQQCAEYLCREFHADLSKYSLNRRILMLDILAQTAKTLSNLNQTERITVSKPNNDGKTTPTKVDSLQLKFHEENELLRKRQLAEQVIRERIAAKTRRFHAVRPVSNRTSSVNRFAPVAGWFFFPLLRGFGSNRFLFTANLRFQYDADNLLLTTFLQTLSVLMLSAENCPIVAKLARELFDLSAMVRFAEEPKVRLSVLQVLAAVLMATPKQMLQRDFYRDLIELRQWLEECVQSSVVRNERNEDCRELAKHVLVMCYNLFAED; encoded by the exons GACGAATGTTGTGATGAACTACACGGAAATAGAGGGCAAAGTACGCGAGGCAACCAACGACGAACCGTGGGGACCGACCGGTCCACTGATGCAAGAATTAGCCCATGCCACTTTCACCTACGAACACTTTCCGGAAGTGATGTCGATGCTGTGGAAACGGATGCTGCAGGACAACAAGAGCAACTGGCGACGAACATATAAG AGTCTGCTATTGCTAAACTACCTAGTGCGTAATGGTTCCGAGCGGGTGGTGACCTCATCCCGAGAGCACATCTACGATCTGCGATCGTTGGAAAACTATACTTTTGTGGATGAAAACGGCAAGGATCAGGGTATCAATGTGAGGCACAAAGTGCGCGAGCTAATTGATTTCATTCAAGACGACGATAAGCTTCGAGAGGAACgcaaaaaagcgaagaaaaacaAAGATAAGTACATCGGCATGAGTTCGGAAGCGATGGGTGGAGGCATGAGGTAtggcggcggtggcggtggaGCAGACTATGGTGGTTATCGAGACAGTTGGGACAGCCGACGGACGGAAGACCGGGGAt ACAACGAAGGACGGGATCGGTACGAGTACGACTATCAGTATGACGGAGAGCGGGAAGATTCGGACACGGAATCGAACGGACCCTCTTCCAATAG GTACTATGATAAAGAGCGTTCAAAGAGCCCTGCAACGCGCCAGTCATCTGCCCTCTCGACGCAATCGGCCGCGGGTTCTACCACGACGACTTCCACTGGATCGGCCATGCATCAGAGCGAGAAGAAAATCAACCTCAACATTAAAACGCCATCGGCGGCTGCCGCCACCGTCGTCAAAGCGAACGCTGCTGCCGCAACCAAGAGCGCCAAGAAAATCGATATGGGAGCAGCCAGTAACTACGGTAAACAGACAGATCTAGGCATCAATTCGCCAACGCACCGAAATACCCACGCTGAGGAGATAATCGCAACCACCGATAGCAGCGGGAAGGCGCGCAGTGGGGAAATTTTGGACGACCTTTTCAAAACCTGTCCGGGATCTCCGGAAGGACCCGCTAGCGGTGCGCGTTCGACCGAACTGGATGACTTCAATCCTAGGGCCGACGATGTTGCTGCCGATTTCGGAGATTTCGAATCTGCCTTTGGGAGTGCCAAgaaaccgacgacgacgacgacgacggctaaGACTGGGGACGATTTCGCAGATTTTGCATCGTTCGGTACTGCCGTTCCGCTGGCGGCAGCCGCCCCAACGAGTGAACTGCTCTTCAGCGGAATGCCAGCCGCTGGTGGAATGAATATGTTTGCTCCagtacagcagcagcagcaacaacagcaacagccagCTAGCATTACGAACGATTTGCTATCGGATTTGAGCGGTTTGAACCTTGGAAGCACAAATG TTCCTATCGAGAGCGGAAATCAACTGCTAAAAAGCTGCTACCGATCGCTGATGGAGTTGCTACAGACGGTGCCACAAATTCGCTCCGAAGAACAGCTACTATCAATTCGAGCGAGCTTGGATGAACTGACGGAATGTCTGCCTGGACCTAGGACTCCGGAACAGTTGCTAGGAATTGATTATTGTGACGATAAAGAACAGTGGCTCAAGTTTGCTTCGCAAGAATATCCTGATCTATTGACAGAGTTAGTGACCAGATTTGATCAACAATTTCCAGGCCAAGATGATGCCTTAGACAGACGAATTTGGAGGATTTTTAGCTTGGATCACAACCATGCATTCATCGTTGAAGCACTGCAGATGTTAACTTCCAGTGAGTATTTGAGCAAGAACCGAGCGGTATTTGTTCAAATATTAACTGGCTTACTGCAGGACGATGAGTATTTGGCTATCTGTTTTATCGAGCTTAGTTTGAAGGGATCCAACGAGAACGGAGCGAGAAAGTACGACCGGCAAATCAGATATGACCAGCTGGTCAGCATTCTAACTGGCATACCGAACAAACTGGCAAACGTTCTACAACGGGAGACACCGGAAATGTTCCTTCCAGCTAAGTTCAGTCAACTTCTTTTTCAACAAATCTTAAAAGCAATCAACGCCTTGACCCAAATTTGTCAATTGCACGAGCATCAGAAATGGGACACAAGTTTTCTCTCGAAACTTCTAAGTAAAGTTATTACCGATTACAACCTTGAAAAAAGTTCTCCTCATATGCAAGTTACTTTGCAAATTTTATCAGCCTGGGCAAGAAACAACTCTTATCAGCAGCGCCCACTTATCGCTTCAGTTTTTTCTCAATTATCACGTTCTGCAATAGAAATCGTAACGATAATTGCCCTTCGTATGGGTGTTGCTTTGATCCACGTTTTACCTGCGTCGCGAAACGGCCTGCTCGACGGTGGCGATTGGCATTACGTTCTGTGTCAGAAAATTCCACTTTTCAGTTGCTATTCTGAGGATGAACTCGTCGATAATCTGATGCACCTTCTAGCGCGATTATCCGATCACAACCAAAGCGTTTCGATGCTGGTCGATCTATCGCAAGAACTGGTCACCGTCTGGTCCAGCAAGAGTGCTATCCAGAAAACCTCATTCGAGCAGCACCTGTATCTATCCAAGCTTCTTCTGCTGGCAATCGCCTATCGACACCAATTCAAAGTAAGACCTCTGACCGGCAATGAAACTCAAGAATTGCGAAGATTGCTTTTCGGAGGACTAAAGTGTCATCTGGAGTCGCCGGCAAAAAATATGCGTTGCGTTGGAATGATTGTTAGCGAAGTGATTCTGGGAATGTTCGACGAAAAAACCGTAAAAGAGGAAGATCGTCTTCGATTTGATTTCGAAGGAATGGATAAGCAAACGCTTGACATGGTAAATGACTTGAGAAACTTCAATAAGCGATGCAAGTTTTTAGAAGATGAACATTCTCAAGGTATTATTGCAGAACAAGAACTGACCGATGAGCTGGTGGAGAGAATGTTCGAAAACAACAGCGTTAGCAAGCATCCACGGTTGAACATTTTGTCAGTCGAACAGCCAGTCACCGTTGTTCAAAGCGAAATCTTATCCGTCGAGCTGCCCCGGTGCAAAAGTCCGCTCAAAGAACGCAAGCACGGTGACAGTGATGATTCCGAGTTGGATTCTGACGATGACTTAGAGCCGTTCGACATGACCAACGACAGCAAAATCGAGCAGGACAAATTTCGTCCAAAATATCTGCTAGACCTACGCGAAGCTCTTATAAGCAGCTCGGATCAACAATCCCCCGAACTGTTCGAATATGCCGTTCAAACTGCTCCCGAACTAATCGACCAACAGTTGGCTAATAACGATCCAAAACTTGCCCTAGATCTACTGCAGATCTTTCTTACCCTCGAAAGCCGTTGCTATGTAGAGAACTTCGAAGAACTAAAATTTTCCTCTCTCGTTGCTATTTGCACCACATTTCCGCAACAATGCGCCGAATATTTGTGCCGGGAGTTCCACGCCGACTTAAGCAAATACTCTCTGAACAGACGGATTCTGATGCTGGACATCCTAGCTCAGACGGCCAAAACCCTATCCAACCTAAACCAAACGGAACGAATCACTGTATCAAAGCCAAATAATGACGGTAAAACAACACCTACCAAAGTGGATTCTCTCCAGCTAAAATTCCACGAAGAAAACGAACTTCTCCGCAAACGTCAACTCGCTGAACAGGTCATTCGCGAACGGATCGCAGCGAAAACTCGTCGATTCCATGCAGTGCGCCCGGTTTCGAACCGCACCTCCAGCGTCAATCGTTTCGCACCGGTGGCCGGGTGGTTCTTTTTCCCGTTGCTACGCGGATTCGGCTCGAATCGATTTCTGTTCACCGCGAATCTAAGGTTCCAGTACGACGCGGATAATCTGCTGCTAACGACGTTCCTGCAGACCCTGTCGGTGCTGATGCTGTCCGCGGAAAATTGCCCCATCGTAGCCAAACTGGCTCGCGAGCTGTTCGATCTGAGTGCAATGGTGCGATTCGCCGAGGAGCCGAAGGTGCGACTATCGGTGCTGCAGGTGCTGGCTGCGGTACTGATGGCCACCCCGAAGCAGATgcttcagcgggatttctaccGCGATCTAATCGAGCTAAGGCAGTGGTTGGAAGAATGTGTGCAAAGCAGTGTGGTGCGTAACGAACGCAACGAAGATTGCCGTGAGCTGGCGAAGCACGTGCTCGTGATGTGCTACAATTTGTTTGCCGAAGATTGA